The following proteins come from a genomic window of Macadamia integrifolia cultivar HAES 741 chromosome 14, SCU_Mint_v3, whole genome shotgun sequence:
- the LOC122060832 gene encoding E3 ubiquitin-protein ligase SDIR1-like — translation MYAIQRVSHVSIEFKVSDDPIAMIEEPKLFFKFKVDECRKPVLWIGPWLTTLEMEDHRPLLRSFSTTLMSEKLNSFVLEMLSSIEILQSDHHENLQKLIIDQVCDEASIMDPKTMDVIVDIKLDTIDVYEEGDEEISNFIRELMVMEQESERMDMRPTSRDAIEALEKVVFEKGGGLLQTSCVVCIDEFFEGMEVKMMPCSHIFHGDCIDQWLGESGVLCVALRCQFE, via the coding sequence ATGTATGCAATACAGAGAGTCAGCCATGTTTCTATAGAATTTAAGGTCTCAGATGATCCCATCGCCATGATCGAAGAACCCAAGCTGTTCTTCAAGTTTAAAGTCGACGAATGCCGGAAGCCGGTGCTCTGGATCGGACCTTGGTTGACAACATTGGAGATGGAAGATCACAGACCATTACTAAGAAGCTTTAGTACAACTTTAATGTCTGAGAAGTTGAATTCTTTTGTTCTAGAAATGCTTTCATCAATAGAAATCCTTCAATCCGACCATCATGAAAATCTACAGAAACTGATCATCGATCAAGTTTGTGATGAAGCATCCATCATGGATCCTAAGACTATGGATGTTATTGTGGACATCAAGCTTGATACAATTGATGTGTATGAAGAAGGTGATGAAGAGATATCAAATTTTATTAGAGAATTGATGGTAATGGagcaagagagtgaaagaatgGATATGAGACCTACATCAAGAGATGCAATAGAAGCATTAGAGAAGGTTGTGTTTGAGAAAGGAGGGGGTTTGTTGCAGACATCATGTGTGGTTTGTATTGATGAGTTCTTTGAAGGGATGGAAGTTAAGATGATGCCTTGTTCTCATATCTTTCATGGAGATTGTATAGATCAATGGCTTGGGGAAAGTGGTGTCCTTTGTGTCGCTTTGAGATGCCAGTTTGAGTGA